One Pseudomonas brassicacearum genomic region harbors:
- a CDS encoding SprT family zinc-dependent metalloprotease: MLEQLNTRVEECYQQAESFFKRPFKRPVVSFKLRGQKAGVAHLHENLLRFNPQLYRENADDFLKQTVAHEVAHLIAHQLFGERIQPHGEEWQLIMRGVYELPPNRCHTYEIKRRSVTRYIYKCPCDGSDFPFSAQRHSLVRQGRRYLCRSCRNTLVFSGETRVE; the protein is encoded by the coding sequence ATGCTCGAGCAACTCAATACCCGCGTCGAAGAGTGTTACCAACAAGCCGAATCTTTTTTCAAACGTCCTTTCAAACGCCCGGTGGTCAGCTTCAAATTGCGTGGCCAGAAGGCCGGTGTCGCGCACCTGCATGAAAACCTGCTGCGCTTCAATCCCCAGTTATATCGGGAAAACGCCGACGATTTCCTCAAGCAGACCGTCGCCCACGAAGTCGCGCACCTGATCGCCCATCAACTGTTTGGCGAGCGCATCCAGCCCCATGGCGAAGAGTGGCAGTTGATCATGCGCGGGGTGTACGAACTACCGCCCAACCGCTGCCACACCTACGAAATCAAACGCCGCAGCGTGACTCGCTACATCTACAAATGCCCCTGCGACGGCAGCGACTTCCCATTCTCGGCCCAGCGCCACAGCCTGGTGCGCCAAGGGCGACGGTATTTGTGCCGCAGTTGTCGCAATACCTTGGTGTTCAGTGGGGAGACGCGGGTGGAGTAA
- a CDS encoding CaiB/BaiF CoA transferase family protein, which produces MQGPLASLKVLDFSTLLPGPFASLLLADMGAEVLRIESPTRPDLLRILPPHDQGVSASHAYLNRNKRSLALDLKQPAALEVIEQLLGDYDILLEQFRPGVMDRLGLGYEALKAINPRLIYVSITGYGQTGPYKERAGHDINYLALAGLASHTGRASSGPLPLGIQAADIAGGSLHGVIGLLAAVIARQQTGQGQHLDVSMTDCVFSLNAMAGAGYLACGVEPGWENQMLNGGSFYDYYRTRDGRWMSVGSLEPAFMQALCGALGRPELAARGLSPKPEQQRELKEALQAEFEKHDFAELCSLFAGIDACVEPVLSLEEALGHPQLQARQVVTQVPRGDGSSQAQMACPLRFSAGLPEPRHIGVGLGAHTDQVLGALGFSAGRIAELRNSGVVL; this is translated from the coding sequence ATGCAAGGTCCACTGGCATCGCTCAAGGTTCTGGACTTCTCGACCCTGCTGCCCGGCCCGTTCGCCTCGCTGTTGCTGGCGGACATGGGGGCCGAGGTGTTGCGCATCGAGTCGCCGACCCGCCCGGATCTGTTGCGGATACTGCCGCCCCATGACCAGGGCGTCTCGGCCAGTCATGCCTACCTCAATCGCAACAAGCGCAGCCTCGCGTTGGACCTCAAGCAGCCGGCGGCGCTGGAGGTGATCGAGCAGTTGCTGGGGGACTACGACATTCTGCTGGAACAGTTCCGCCCCGGCGTGATGGATCGGCTGGGCCTGGGGTATGAGGCCTTGAAGGCAATCAATCCCCGGTTGATCTACGTGTCGATCACTGGCTACGGCCAGACCGGCCCCTACAAGGAGCGCGCTGGTCACGACATCAATTACCTGGCCCTGGCGGGGCTGGCCAGCCACACTGGCCGTGCCAGCAGCGGCCCCTTGCCGCTGGGGATCCAGGCAGCGGACATCGCCGGTGGTTCGCTGCATGGGGTGATCGGGCTGTTGGCGGCGGTGATCGCCCGTCAGCAGACCGGGCAGGGCCAGCACCTGGACGTGAGCATGACCGACTGTGTGTTCAGTCTGAACGCCATGGCCGGTGCCGGTTACCTGGCCTGCGGAGTGGAACCGGGTTGGGAAAACCAGATGCTCAATGGCGGCAGCTTCTACGACTATTACCGCACCCGGGACGGGCGCTGGATGTCGGTGGGCAGCCTGGAGCCGGCGTTCATGCAGGCATTGTGCGGGGCCTTGGGGCGACCGGAACTGGCGGCCCGGGGGCTGTCGCCGAAACCCGAGCAACAGCGCGAACTCAAGGAGGCCCTGCAAGCCGAGTTCGAGAAACATGATTTCGCCGAGCTTTGCAGCCTGTTTGCCGGGATCGATGCCTGCGTCGAGCCTGTGCTGAGCCTGGAAGAAGCCCTCGGGCATCCACAGTTACAGGCCAGGCAGGTGGTGACCCAAGTGCCCCGAGGCGATGGCTCGAGCCAGGCGCAGATGGCCTGTCCGCTGAGGTTTTCAGCAGGGCTGCCCGAGCCTCGACATATTGGCGTGGGGCTGGGGGCGCATACGGATCAGGTGTTGGGGGCGTTGGGGTTCAGTGCTGGGCGGATTGCCGAATTGCGCAATAGCGGGGTGGTTTTGTAG